One genomic segment of Gasterosteus aculeatus chromosome 6, fGasAcu3.hap1.1, whole genome shotgun sequence includes these proteins:
- the comtd1a gene encoding catechol O-methyltransferase domain-containing protein 1: protein MAKGINMICFAVVLTGVGASAFSGKSHSGGKNNTVLQYVVNNSLREHPVLTKLRLRTLEDRWNIMMVASEQAQFMANLIRLINATKAIEIGMYTGYNALSMALAMSQNGRVVACEIEDTYVDIAKPFFKEAGVEDRIDVRHEIAMKTLNELIAAGEAGTYDFVFIDADKFNYDRYYEKSLELIRTGGIIAIDNVLWSGKVVNPAPNDLTSQALDALNKKLHNDQRIDLSMLMVGDGLTICIKR, encoded by the exons atGGCTAAAGGGATCAACATGATTTGTTTTGCTGTAGTACTAACAG GCGTGGGAGCGTCTGCCTTTTCAGGGAAGAGCCACAGCGGAGGGAAGAACAACACTGTGCTGCAGTACGTTGTTAACAACTCACTGAGGGAGCATCCTGTTCTCACCAAACTCAGACTG AGAACTCTTGAAGACCGATGGAACATAATGATGGTTGCCAGTGAACAAGCCCAGTTCATGGCAAATCTCATCAGACTGATAAATGCCACCAAAGCTATTGAAATTG ggaTGTACACAGGGTACAACGCACTGAGCATGGCTTTGGCCATGTCACAGAACGGAAGAGTTGTAGCTTGTGAAATAGAAGACACTTATGTGGACATTGCCAAGCCGTTTTTTAAAGAG GCTGGAGTTGAAGATAGGATAGATGTACGCCACGAAATAGCCATGAAGACACTGA ATGAACTGATAGCAGCCGGGGAAGCCGGAACATATGACTTTGTGTTCATCGATGCTGATAAGTTCAACTATGACAGATACTACGAGAAGTCCCTCGAGCTCATACGAACGGGGGGCATCATTGCAATTGACAAT GTGCTGTGGAGTGGGAAGGTCGTGAACCCTGCTCCCAATGACCTCACCTCCCAGGCTCTCGATGCCCTCAATAAGAAGCTACATAACGACCAGAGGATTGATCTGAGCATGCTCATGGTGGGCGACGGGCTGACCATTTGCATTAAACGCTAA
- the LOC120820658 gene encoding neurofilament light polypeptide, producing the protein MRHLFSTADSSVLHTEHMATALKKRDRITAPQIHSHSPRHSMASRQFSRHGTTRGLQCGPKRPGSGVVPSGRNSTATGPTPGKRDDKELMRGLNDRLAGFIEKVHRLEHQNHLLEREIGEIRGKAKPASMFEEEYGAEVGRLRQLVRDITHQKHRIELEHRHLEEDVFTLRGQREREARGRSEAESDIVVLKRDIDDAYRAKLQLDKKAQALVEEIHFLKENHEAEVCEMFDQIQNAQVTVKELELGDPGVTAALRDLRAQLESQTVSGVQQMGESFKSQFARLTEAAESKRAALKATQREIQENRRNLQAKDVELDCAKGTQEALEKQLHELEDRHEEEMIHYQNAIKDLENELINCKFDMSGYLREYHDLLNVKIALDVEIMSYRKLLCGEEARLSMMPDTHVSLPYIYHQSPVYTLPCLSRPGGPPRRAEPRYKFVEEIITETTREIEMSEFEETGSEDTEAEKDQQVCSKREKGGSEEENDNKDNGEEEGEQVPDSEQNQVASGVNLVLLSESLDHEENEPHQRVAENAEANEAAVTMVTPAEDKPLKETDLKKADSEKEGFISAQMNKPDDETFSKVSQGPDTTAERGTIQVQDEVRASETAEKTADFTEETESTLSVKTDQISEKAQVSSSATSKRKEKERSHADTKGISKSDAVQTEDTVAKGVQEGSNKNQDEASFKSDVKSLPEAADQKPDGGNETRDQTTDNSEIIALHLGIAKSSQAQVSELSEGSERITDLQEKNEKVDSSQAEKK; encoded by the exons ATGAGACACCttttcagcaccgcggacagctccGTCCTGCACACGGAGCACATGGCGACGGCTTTAAAAAAGAGAGACCGCATCACTGCACCGCAGATTCACTCGCACAGCCCGCGTCACAGCATGGCGAGCAGACAGTTCTCCCGTCACGGAACCACTCGAGGTCTACAATGCGGGCCGAAACGTCCGGGATCCGGTGTCGTGCCCTCGGGCAGGAACTCGACCGCGACCGGCCCGACGCCCGGGAAGCGAGACGACAAAGAATTGATGCGCGGCTTGAACGACCGCCTGGCGGGATTCATCGAGAAGGTGCACCGCCTGGAGCACCAGAATCACCTGCTGGAGAGAGAAATTGGGGAGATCAGAGGGAAAGCCAAGCCCGCCTCCATGTTCGAGGAGGAGTACGGAGCGGAGGTCGGGAGATTGAGACAGCTGGTTCGCGATATCACCCATCAGAAGCACCGGATCGAACTCGAGCACCGGCATTTGGAGGAAGACGTGTTCACCTTGCGAGGACAACGTGAACGGGAGGCGCGCGGCCGATCGGAGGCAGAGAGCGACATTGTGGTCCTCAAGAGGGACATCGACGACGCGTATCGCGCGAAACTCCAGCTGGACAAGAAAGCGCAGGCTCTGGTGGAGGAAATCCACTTCCTGAAGGAGAACCACGAGGCCGAGGTGTGCGAGATGTTTGACCAAATCCAGAATGCGCAAGTGACCGTGAAGGAGCTGGAGTTGGGAGACCCTGGTGTCACTGCGGCACTGCGGGACCTCCGGGCACAGCTGGAAAGTCAAACCGTGTCCGGCGTCCAGCAGATGGGAGAAAGTTTCAAATCGCAGTTTGCGAGATTAACGGAAGCGGCTGAGAGCAAGAGAGCGGCGTTAAAAGCGACCCAGCGGGAGATTCAGGAGAACAGGAGGAACCTGCAGGCCAAGGACGTGGAACTGGACTGCGCTAAAGGCACCCAGGAAGCGCTGGAGAAACAACTGCATGAGCTCGAGGACCGCCACGAGGAAGAAATGATTCATTACCAG AACGCAATCAAAGACCTTGAAAATGAGCTCATCAATTGCAAATTTGACATGTCTGGTTACCTGCGGGAATACCACGACCTGTTGAATGTGAAGATCGCTTTGGATGTGGAAATAATGTCCTACAG GAAACTTCTCTGCGGTGAGGAGGCTCGGCTGTCGATGATGCCGGACACCCACGTGTCCCTTCCGTACATCTATCACCAGTCCCCCGTCTACACCCTGCCCTGCCTCAGCCGGCCGGGAGGCCCGCCCAGGCGGGCTGAGCCCCGGTACAAGTTCGTGGAGGAGATCATAACTGAGACCACCAGGGAAATTGAGATGTCAGAATTTGAGGAGACCGGATCAGAGGATACAGAGGCGGAAAAAGATCAGCAGGTGTGtagcaagagagagaaagggggcagTGAGGAAGAGAACGATAATAAAGACAAtggagaggaagaaggtgaGCAGGTGCCTGATAGTGAGCAGAATCAAGTAGCATCAGGAGTGAATTTAGTTTTATTAAGTGAGAGCCTTGATCACGAAGAAAATGAGCCGCATCAAAGAGTAGCCGAGAACGCAGAAGCGAACGAAGCTGCAGTGACAATGGTCACACCTGCGGAGGATAAACCTTTGAAAGAAAccgatttaaaaaaagcagactCAGAGAAAGAGGGTTTCATCTCAGCTCAAATGAACAAACCTGATGACGAGACCTTTTCCAAAGTGTCTCAAGGACCAGACACAACTGCAGAGCGCGGCACTATTCAAGTGCAAGATGAGGTTCGTGCTTCAGAGACAGCGGAGAAAACGGCAGATTTCACAGAAGAGACAGAGAGCACTCTGTCTGTAAAGACAGACCAGATCTCAGAAAAAGCTCAAGTATCCTCAAGTGCAACATccaagaggaaggaaaaggaaagaagtCATGCAGACACAAAGGGAATCAGTAAATCTGACGCTGTGCAAACTGAGGATACGGTAGCAAAAGGCGTTCAAGAGGGCAGCAATAAGAATCAAGACGAAGCGTCTTTTAAATCCGATGTGAAAAGTCTTCCTGAAGCGGCGGATCAGAAGCCCGACGGCGGGAACGAGACAAGGGACCAGACAACAGACAATTCAGAAATCATTGCGCTGCATCTGGGTATAGCAAAGAGCAGCCAGGCTCAGGTATCAGAGTTGTCTGAAGGTTCAGAGAGAATAACAGATTTGCAAGAGAAGAATGAGAAGGTGGACAGTAGCCAGGCAGAGaaaaagtga
- the vdac2 gene encoding voltage-dependent anion-selective channel protein 2 — translation MAVPPCYADLGKSAKDIFNKGYGFGLVKLDVKTKSASGVEFKTTGSSNTDTSKVAGNLETKYKRAEYGLTFTEKWNTDNTLGTEITVEDQIAKGLKLTFDTTFSPNTGKKSGKVKTAYKREYVNVGCDVDFDFAGPTIHGAAVVGYEGWLAGYQMSFDTAKSKMTQNNFAIGYKTGDFQLHTNVNDGAEFGGSIYQKVSDQLETSVNLAWTAGSNSTRFGIAAKYQLDKDASVNAKVNNNSLVGVGYTQTLRPGVKLTLSGLVDGKNINSGGHKLGLGLELEA, via the exons ATGGCTGTGCCTCCTTGCTATGCTGACCTGGGCAAGTCTGCCAAGGACATCTTCAACAAAGGCTATG gATTTGGTTTGGTGAAGCTTGATGTGAAGACAAAATCAGCCAGTGGAGTG GAATTCAAAACAACTGGTTCCTCCAACACTGATACCAGCAAAGTTGCGGGTAACTTGGAAACCAAGTACAAGAGGGCTGAATATGGCCTGACCTTCACTGAGAAGTGGAACACTGACAACACCTTGGGAACAGAAATCACTGTTGAAGATCAG ATTGCCAAGGGACTGAAGTTGACTTTTGACACCACCTTCTCACCAAACACTGG CAAGAAGAGTGGCAAAGTTAAGACGGCCTACAAGCGCGAGTACGTTAACGTGGGCTGCGACGTCGACTTTGACTTCGCCGGCCCCACCATCCACGGCGCTGCCGTCGTCGGCTACGAGGGATGGCTCGCCGGTTACCAGATGAGCTTCGACACTGCCAAGTCCAAGATGACCCAGAACAACTTTGCAATTGGCTACAAGACGGGAGACTTCCAGTTGCACACCAATGT CAATGACGGCGCTGAGTTTGGAGGCTCCATCTACCAGAAGGTGAGCGACCAACTGGAGACGTCAGTCAACCTGGCCTGGACCGCTGGCAGCAACAGCACACGCTTTGGTATCGCCGCCAAATACCAGCTGGACAAGGACGCCTCAGTCAAC GCTAAAGTGAATAACAATAGCCTGGTTGGTGTTGGATACACCCAGACTCTTAGACCAG GTGTGAAACTCACCCTGTCTGGCCTGGTCGATGGTAAGAACATCAACTCAGGAGGCCACAAGCTGGGTCTGGGCTTGGAGCTGGAAGCCTAA